One window from the genome of Cryptomeria japonica chromosome 6, Sugi_1.0, whole genome shotgun sequence encodes:
- the LOC131036414 gene encoding G-type lectin S-receptor-like serine/threonine-protein kinase At2g19130, with protein MVREVLNRNGEISVYYWTNDNSWSPIWFQPESSCGVYGVCGAYGVYFTRENIQSRRCMEGFHPRNAAAWSSQEWWSSGCVRRTPLNCAAMNRSVSGTTDGFLQVMEPTRRGCKTACLNNCSCAFTDSNSVVCKLWFGDLVSMRDKATSSDGQPLFIPLAASVVSHLSAQAGRSRSRVVALCISIPLGVAILSSLFIGACFIQRRHRRLLQKVEEYDAPTSLRTFTYKELKIATNNFAHKLGTEAFGCVFKATLPDNTLVAVKRLEDSAQVEKQFLAEISTIGNIHHMNLVRLRGFCVEGSKMMIVYEYMQNGSLNSFMSYKSKEEDKVLEWNTRFGIALGTAMGLLYLHEECRDRIIHSDIKPENVLLHADFSAKVAHFGLAKLVGKEFSRVLTTTRGTRGYLPPEWLTLLEIISGRRNSDLSVQDSQRYFPTWAAVQIRKGNTISIVDERIAYKAYVEEVIRSVVISILCNPTMAQVVQILEGKSEGNVEKYKRCLQALIDDHCLYYKF; from the coding sequence ATGGTGAGAGAAGTTCTCAACAGAAACGGTGAGATATCAGTCTACTATTGGACTAATGATAATAGCTGGAGCCCGATTTGGTTTCAACCTGAATCAAGCTGTGGCGTGTATGGTGTATGCGGGGCGTACGGAGTATATTTCACCCGAGAAAACATTCAGTCACGCAGATGTATGGAAGGCTTCCACCCAAGAAACGCTGCTGCCTGGAGTTCTCAGGAATGGTGGTCAAGCGGTTGTGTTCGGCGTACTCCATTAAACTGCGCCGCCATGAATAGAAGTGTTAGTGGCACCACAGATGGTTTCCTCCAAGTGATGGAGCCGACTCGACGAGGATGCAAAACTGCTTGTCTCAACAATTGCTCCTGTGCTTTCACCGATTCAAATTCTGTTGTTTGTAAATTGTGGTTTGGCGATCTTGTAAGCATGCGAGATAAGGCCACTTCTTCTGACGGCCAGCCATTGTTCATTCCATTGGCTGCTTCTGTTGTGTCACATTTGTCAGCCCAAGCAGGAAGAAGCAGAAGCAGAGTAGTTGCACTCTGCATTTCAATTCCTCTGGGCGTTGCCATTTTGAGTAGTCTGTTCATTGGTGCATGCTTTATTCAGCGCAGGCATCGAAGACTACTTCAGAAAGTCGAGGAGTACGACGCACCAACATCGCTTAGAACATTCACCTACAAAGAGCTCAAAATTGCGACCAACAATTTCGCCCATAAGTTGGGAACGGAAGCATTTGGCTGTGTCTTTAAAGCAACTCTGCCAGACAACACACTTGTAGCCGTGAAAAGATTAGAGGATTCCGCACAAGTAGAAAAGCAATTCCTTGCGGAAATAAGCACAATCGGAAACATACATCATATGAATTTGGTGAGGCTCCGTGGATTCTGCGTGGAGGGGTCTAAAATGATGATTGTTTATGAGTACATGCAAAACGGATCTCTCAACTCTTTCATGTCCTACAAatccaaagaagaagacaaggtgcTGGAATGGAATACACGATTTGGAATCGCTTTGGGTACTGCAATGGGGTTACTTTATCTCCACGAAGAATGCAGAGATCGCATCATCCATTCCGATATCAAGCCAGAAAATGTTCTTCTGCATGCGGACTTCTCTGCAAAAGTGGCTCATTTTGGGCTGGCAAAGCTTGTTGGCAAAGAGTTCAGCAGAGTGCTGACGACAACAAGAGGAACGAGAGGATATTTGCCTCCCGAGTGGCTGACCCTGCTCGAAATAATCTCAGGCCGACGAAATAGTGATTTGAGCGTGCAGGATTCTCAGCGCTACTTTCCGACTTGGGCAGCAGTTCAAATTCGGAAGGGAAACACAATCAGCATTGTGGATGAAAGGATTGCATACAAGGCGTATGTTGAAGAGGTGATAAGATCAGTTGTGATAAGCATTCTGTGTAATCCAACTATGGCTCAAGTTGTCCAGATATTGGAAGGCAAATCAGAAGGTAACGTGGAAAAATATAAGAGGTGCTTGCAAGCGCTCATCGATGATCATTGTCTTTACTATAAATTTTAG